In Kineococcus endophyticus, one genomic interval encodes:
- the trpA gene encoding tryptophan synthase subunit alpha, with protein sequence MSTELQDVPAPTGTHTAAAAVDRAKAEGRAALVAYLPVGYPDVDGSIEAAKAAVAGGADIVELGLPYSDPTMDGATIQRAAEVCLANRTRPADVLRAVEAVASTGAATLVMTYWPPVDRYGVDRWAADLANAGGAGLITPDLIPDEAAGWLQASEEHDLERVFLVAPSSTDARLEKTVRASRGFVYAASLMGVTGTRATVGAGASELVRRTRAAGAERVCVGLGVSTPAQATEVAGYADGVIVGSAFVQRLLDADSAAAGARAVGQLAEELAAGVRTRP encoded by the coding sequence GTGAGCACCGAACTGCAGGACGTCCCCGCACCGACCGGGACGCACACGGCGGCCGCCGCCGTCGACCGCGCCAAGGCCGAGGGGCGGGCCGCGCTCGTGGCCTACCTGCCCGTCGGCTACCCGGACGTGGACGGGTCCATCGAGGCGGCCAAGGCCGCCGTCGCCGGTGGCGCCGACATCGTCGAGCTCGGTCTGCCCTACTCCGACCCGACGATGGACGGGGCGACGATCCAGCGGGCCGCCGAGGTCTGCCTGGCCAACCGCACCCGCCCCGCGGACGTCCTGCGGGCCGTCGAGGCGGTGGCCTCGACGGGGGCGGCGACGCTCGTCATGACGTACTGGCCGCCCGTCGACCGCTACGGCGTCGACCGGTGGGCGGCCGACCTCGCCAACGCCGGGGGCGCCGGGCTCATCACGCCGGACCTCATCCCCGACGAGGCGGCCGGCTGGCTGCAGGCGAGCGAGGAGCACGACCTCGAGCGCGTCTTCCTCGTCGCGCCCAGCTCGACCGACGCCCGCCTGGAGAAGACCGTCCGCGCCAGCCGCGGGTTCGTCTACGCGGCGTCGTTGATGGGAGTCACAGGCACGCGTGCGACCGTGGGCGCGGGTGCGTCCGAGCTCGTCCGGCGCACCCGGGCAGCCGGCGCCGAGCGCGTCTGCGTGGGGCTGGGCGTGTCCACCCCCGCGCAGGCCACCGAGGTCGCCGGGTACGCCGACGGCGTCATCGTCGGGTCCGCCTTCGTCCAGCGCCTGCTGGACGCGGACTCGGCCGCCGCCGGCGCGCGCGCCGTCGGGCAGCTGGCCGAGGAGCTGGCGGCCGGCGTCCGCACCCGTCCCTGA
- a CDS encoding DsbA family protein yields the protein MSSKKTGGHPARAGQAEDAREARRAKAAALRQRELARERSRRVLLISIAVVVVLALVAVVVVVIDRSRKDDVAAGTGTPPGVTAADGGYVLPGTPAAGAPTLDIWLDYQCPICKQFEDVSGTVYPQLAADGKAKVVVHTLSFLDDNLGNDASERAAEGAAAAAVQGKFVEYTQQVFANQPEQEGTGYTDDQLEQFAKDAGVADVATWRQQLDDHTWQGFVRRVQGAMDDQGVSGTPTVIVTAPDGTKKNISQTTQNGGDGSMGQLLGSNGAAFLTDAVAAATQTP from the coding sequence TTGAGCAGCAAGAAGACCGGCGGTCATCCGGCGCGAGCCGGCCAGGCGGAGGACGCGCGCGAGGCGCGGCGGGCGAAGGCCGCCGCGCTGCGCCAGCGCGAGCTCGCCCGTGAGCGCAGCCGGCGGGTGCTGCTCATCAGCATCGCCGTCGTCGTGGTGCTGGCCCTCGTGGCCGTCGTCGTGGTGGTCATCGACCGTTCGCGCAAGGACGACGTCGCGGCCGGGACGGGAACGCCCCCCGGGGTGACCGCCGCCGACGGCGGGTACGTCCTGCCGGGGACCCCGGCCGCCGGGGCGCCGACGCTGGACATCTGGCTCGACTACCAGTGCCCCATCTGCAAGCAGTTCGAGGACGTCAGCGGGACGGTCTACCCGCAGCTGGCCGCGGACGGCAAGGCGAAGGTCGTCGTGCACACCCTGAGCTTCCTCGACGACAACCTCGGCAACGACGCCTCCGAGCGCGCCGCCGAGGGCGCTGCCGCCGCTGCGGTGCAGGGCAAGTTCGTCGAGTACACGCAGCAGGTCTTCGCGAACCAGCCCGAGCAGGAGGGCACCGGCTACACCGACGACCAGCTCGAGCAGTTCGCCAAGGACGCAGGGGTGGCCGACGTGGCGACGTGGCGCCAGCAGCTCGACGACCACACCTGGCAGGGCTTCGTGCGCCGGGTGCAGGGCGCCATGGACGACCAGGGCGTGTCCGGCACCCCGACGGTGATCGTCACCGCCCCCGACGGGACCAAGAAGAACATCTCGCAGACGACCCAGAACGGTGGCGACGGCAGCATGGGCCAGCTGCTGGGGTCGAACGGCGCGGCCTTCCTGACCGACGCCGTCGCCGCGGCGACCCAGACGCCGTGA
- the lgt gene encoding prolipoprotein diacylglyceryl transferase, translating to MTAAVAASVAAAIPSPTVAVWHLGPVPVRAYALCIVLGIVLGVVIAERRWRAKGGREDFILDVAVWAVPLGVVGARLYHVVTSPQAYFGAGGDPVRALYVWEGGLGIWGAIAGGALGAWIACRRGGYRFLPLADAMAPGLLVAQAAGRWGNWFNNELYGRATDVPWALTVHRWDESTGRAVLDAQGNPEVLGTFHPTFLYESLWCLLVAAVIVLADRRWSLRHGQAFFAYVALYCLGRSVFEALRIDDANHFLGLRVNQWVAGIVFLIALTAFVRSRRVNGGRAEVLERVDSSQSPPATSPDDDAANQPGGPTVTARADRPSPDRDPRPDARES from the coding sequence GTGACCGCAGCCGTCGCGGCCTCCGTCGCCGCCGCCATCCCGAGCCCGACGGTCGCCGTCTGGCACCTCGGTCCCGTCCCGGTCCGGGCGTACGCGCTGTGCATCGTGCTCGGCATCGTGCTCGGCGTCGTCATCGCCGAGCGCCGCTGGCGGGCCAAGGGCGGGCGCGAGGACTTCATCCTCGACGTCGCCGTCTGGGCCGTGCCGCTCGGCGTCGTGGGCGCCCGGCTGTACCACGTGGTCACCTCGCCCCAGGCCTACTTCGGTGCGGGCGGCGACCCCGTCCGCGCGCTCTACGTCTGGGAGGGCGGGCTCGGGATCTGGGGCGCCATCGCCGGCGGCGCGCTGGGCGCGTGGATCGCCTGCCGCCGCGGCGGCTACCGCTTCCTGCCGCTGGCCGACGCCATGGCTCCGGGTCTTCTCGTCGCGCAGGCGGCGGGCCGCTGGGGCAACTGGTTCAACAACGAGCTGTACGGGCGGGCGACGGACGTCCCCTGGGCGCTGACCGTGCACCGCTGGGACGAGTCGACGGGCCGCGCCGTCCTGGACGCGCAGGGCAACCCGGAGGTGCTGGGCACCTTCCATCCGACGTTCCTCTACGAGTCGCTGTGGTGCCTGCTCGTCGCGGCCGTCATCGTCCTCGCCGACCGCCGCTGGTCGCTGCGCCACGGCCAGGCCTTCTTCGCCTACGTCGCGCTCTACTGCCTGGGGCGCTCGGTCTTCGAGGCGCTGCGCATCGACGACGCCAACCACTTCCTGGGTCTGCGCGTCAACCAGTGGGTCGCGGGCATCGTCTTCCTCATCGCACTCACAGCCTTCGTCCGCTCACGCAGGGTCAACGGTGGTCGGGCGGAGGTGCTGGAGCGGGTAGATTCCTCGCAGTCGCCGCCGGCCACCAGCCCGGACGACGACGCCGCGAACCAGCCCGGTGGGCCCACCGTCACCGCCCGAGCTGATCGCCCCTCACCGGACCGCGACCCGCGGCCGGACGCGCGGGAGTCGTGA